A single genomic interval of Canis lupus dingo isolate Sandy chromosome 6, ASM325472v2, whole genome shotgun sequence harbors:
- the TBL2 gene encoding transducin beta-like protein 2 isoform X1, with the protein MELPQMPELMGLSLLLGLLALMATAAVARGWLRAEEETGSRSAGQKANGFPPDKSLKSKKQKQHQRIRKEKPQQHNFTHRLLAAALKSHSGNISCMDFSSNGKYLATCADDRTVRIWSTKDFLQREHRSLRANVELDHATLVRFSPDCRAFIVWLANGDTLRVFKMTKREDGGYTFTANPEDFPKKHKAPVINIGIADTGKFIMTVSSDTTILIWNLKGHVLSTINTNQMNNTYAAISPCSRFVASCGFTPDVKVWEVCFGKKGDFQEVVRAFELKGHSAAVHFFAFSNDSRRMASVSKDGTWKLWDTDVEYKKQQDPYLLRTGCFEEASTMLCRLALSPDAQVLALASGSSIHLYNTRRGEKEECFEQVHGECITDLSFDITGRLLASCGDRAVRLFHNTPGHRAVVEEMQGLLKRASNESTRQRLQQQLTQAQEALRSLGALKK; encoded by the exons ATGGAGCTACCGCAGATGCCCGAGCTGATGGGCCTGTCGCTGTTGCTCGGGCTGCTGGCCCTGATGGCGACGGCGGCAGTAGCGCGGGGGTGGCTGCGCGCGGAGGAGGAGACGGGCAGCCGGTCCGCGG GCCAAAAAGCAAATGGATTTCCACCTGACAAGTCCTTGAAGTCCAAGAAGCAGAAACAGCATCAACGAATTCGCAAGGAGAAGCCTCAGCAGCACAATTTCACTCACCGCCTCCTGGCTGCGGCATTAAAG AGCCACAGTGGGAACATATCTTGCATGGACTTTAGCAGCAATGGCAAGTACCTGGCCACCTGTGCAGATGACCGCACTGTCCGCATCTGGAGCACCAAGGACTTCCTGCAGCGGGAGCACCGCAGCCTGAGAGCCAACGTGGAGCTGGACCATGCTACCTTGGTGCGCTTCAGCCCTGACTGCAG AGCCTTCATCGTCTGGCTGGCCAATGGAGATACCCTTCGTGTCTTTAAGATGACCAAGCGAGAAGATGGGGGCTATACCTTCACAGCCAACCCAGAGGACTTTCCTAAAAAGCACAAGGCACCCGTCATCAACATTGGCATTGCAGACACAG ggaagtTCATCATGACCGTTTCCAGTGACACGACGATCCTCATCTGGAATCTGAAAGGTCATGTGCTGTCTACGATCAACACCAACCAGATGAACAATACCTATGCTGCTATATCCCCCTGCAGCAG GTTTGTGGCCTCTTGTGGCTTCACCCCAGATGTAAAAGTTTGGGAAGTCTGCTTTGGGAAAAAAGGTGATTTCCAGGAGGTCGTGCGAGCCTTTGAACTGAAGGGGCACTCTGCAGCCGTCCACTTCTTCGCTTTCTCCAATGATTCCCGCAG GATGGCCTCAGTCTCCAAGGATGGTACGTGGAAACTGTGGGACACAGATGTGGAATACAAGAAGCAACAGGATCCCTACTTGCTGAGGACAGGCTGCTTTGAAGAGGCGAGCACCATGCTCTGCCGCCTGGCCCTCTCCCCTGACGCCCAGGTCTTGGCTTTGGCCAGTGGCAGCAGTATTCATCTCTACAACACCCGGCGGGGTGAGAAGGAAGAGTGCTTTGAGCAGGTCCATGGGGAGTGTATCACTGACTTGTCCTTTGACATCACTGGCCGGCTTCTGGCCTCCTGTGGGGACCGGGCAGTGCGGCTTTTCCACAACACCCCCGGCCACCGGGCAGTGGTGGAGGAAATGCAGGGCCTCCTGAAGCGAGCCTCCAACGAGAGCACCCGCCAAAGGCTACAGCAGCAGCTGACCCAGGCCCAGGAGGCTCTGAGAAGCCTGGGTGCCTTGAAGAAATGA
- the TBL2 gene encoding transducin beta-like protein 2 isoform X2 → MTKREDGGYTFTANPEDFPKKHKAPVINIGIADTGKFIMTVSSDTTILIWNLKGHVLSTINTNQMNNTYAAISPCSRFVASCGFTPDVKVWEVCFGKKGDFQEVVRAFELKGHSAAVHFFAFSNDSRRMASVSKDGTWKLWDTDVEYKKQQDPYLLRTGCFEEASTMLCRLALSPDAQVLALASGSSIHLYNTRRGEKEECFEQVHGECITDLSFDITGRLLASCGDRAVRLFHNTPGHRAVVEEMQGLLKRASNESTRQRLQQQLTQAQEALRSLGALKK, encoded by the exons ATGACCAAGCGAGAAGATGGGGGCTATACCTTCACAGCCAACCCAGAGGACTTTCCTAAAAAGCACAAGGCACCCGTCATCAACATTGGCATTGCAGACACAG ggaagtTCATCATGACCGTTTCCAGTGACACGACGATCCTCATCTGGAATCTGAAAGGTCATGTGCTGTCTACGATCAACACCAACCAGATGAACAATACCTATGCTGCTATATCCCCCTGCAGCAG GTTTGTGGCCTCTTGTGGCTTCACCCCAGATGTAAAAGTTTGGGAAGTCTGCTTTGGGAAAAAAGGTGATTTCCAGGAGGTCGTGCGAGCCTTTGAACTGAAGGGGCACTCTGCAGCCGTCCACTTCTTCGCTTTCTCCAATGATTCCCGCAG GATGGCCTCAGTCTCCAAGGATGGTACGTGGAAACTGTGGGACACAGATGTGGAATACAAGAAGCAACAGGATCCCTACTTGCTGAGGACAGGCTGCTTTGAAGAGGCGAGCACCATGCTCTGCCGCCTGGCCCTCTCCCCTGACGCCCAGGTCTTGGCTTTGGCCAGTGGCAGCAGTATTCATCTCTACAACACCCGGCGGGGTGAGAAGGAAGAGTGCTTTGAGCAGGTCCATGGGGAGTGTATCACTGACTTGTCCTTTGACATCACTGGCCGGCTTCTGGCCTCCTGTGGGGACCGGGCAGTGCGGCTTTTCCACAACACCCCCGGCCACCGGGCAGTGGTGGAGGAAATGCAGGGCCTCCTGAAGCGAGCCTCCAACGAGAGCACCCGCCAAAGGCTACAGCAGCAGCTGACCCAGGCCCAGGAGGCTCTGAGAAGCCTGGGTGCCTTGAAGAAATGA